The following coding sequences are from one Longimicrobiales bacterium window:
- a CDS encoding heparan-alpha-glucosaminide N-acetyltransferase domain-containing protein: MVDDQTRVIGVDVARAAAVFGMVVVNFKTVMVVESAGPDWLVWMTGLLDGRAAATFVVLAGVGISLHHIDSHRC; this comes from the coding sequence ATGGTAGACGATCAGACGCGGGTTATCGGGGTTGATGTAGCGCGCGCCGCTGCAGTGTTCGGCATGGTGGTGGTCAACTTCAAGACCGTCATGGTTGTCGAATCTGCTGGGCCCGACTGGCTGGTGTGGATGACAGGGCTACTCGACGGACGGGCCGCCGCAACGTTCGTTGTGCTGGCAGGCGTAGGCATCTCCCTCCACCATATCGATTCCCA